The Panicum virgatum strain AP13 chromosome 5K, P.virgatum_v5, whole genome shotgun sequence genome has a window encoding:
- the LOC120707236 gene encoding uncharacterized protein LOC120707236, protein MAGAGSEDEDGGGLLTPRTKGIVQHFQKQVREYTLGIDNDLQVINEKIGQMEAAQISNNTKLAGLETTVARVDKSLAALLRRFDELHAKMNDQHRGRGQENDDGAENSGADYAADTEVEDQAQRRLRRNRRGMGGQRPHEVHNNDIAFSKIKFKIPSFDGKYDPDAYLTWEMAVEQKFTCHDFPENACVRAATSEFTDFASVWWIEHGKKNPNNMPQTWDALKRIMRARFVPSYYARDLLNQLQQLKQGTKSVEEYYQELQMGMLRCNLEEDVEPAMARFLGGLNREIQDILAYKEYTNITRLFHLACKAEREV, encoded by the coding sequence ATGGCAGGTGCAGGgagtgaggatgaggatggtggAGGCCTGCTTACACCTCGCACCAAAGGCATCGTACAGCATTTTCAAAAGCAAGTGAGGGAGTACACCTTGGGAATTGATAATGATTTGCAGGtgataaatgagaagattgGGCAAATGGAGGCCGCACAGATTTCCAACAACACCAAGCTTGCAGGTTTGGAGACGACGGTTGCTCGCGTGGACAAGAGTCTCGCTGCTCTTCTAAGGCGCTTTGAtgagctccacgcgaagatgaatGATCAGCATagaggacgtggccaagagaatgATGACGGCGCAGAAAATTCAGGTGCTGATTATGCTGCTGACACCGAAGTTGAGGATCAAGCCCAGCGACGTCTACGTCGTAACCGTCGAGGTATGGGTGGACAGCGTCCACATGAGGTACATAACAATGACATTGCTTTTAGTAAGATAAAATTTAAGATACCCTCTTTTGATGGTAAATATGATCCGGATGCTTATCTTACTTGGGAGATGGCTGTTGAACAAAAGTTTACTTGTCATGATTTTCCTGAAAATGCATGTGTTAGGGCTGCAACTAGTGAATTCACTGATTTTGCTTCCGTTTGGTGGATAGAACATGGCAAGAAAAATCctaataacatgccacaaacttgGGATGCTTTGAAACGGATCATGAGGGCTAGATTTGTTCCATCTTACTATGCACGTGATCTTTTAAACCAGCTGCAGCAGTTAAAACAAGGTACTAAAAGTGTAGAAGAATACTATCAAGAGCTGCAAATGGGCATGCTACGCTGCAATTTAGAGGAGGATGTGGAACCTGCTATGGCTAGATTTTTGGGCGGGTTAAACCgggaaattcaggacatccttgcttataaagagtacactaacataacccgtttgttccatcttgcttgcaaagctgaaagGGAAGTGTAG
- the LOC120709899 gene encoding uncharacterized protein LOC120709899, with amino-acid sequence MPHTANSHPTRCSYCLRYGPSHDGALILLDHCLQGNYKYAAVAVEYFSKWVEAKALRDVTIGALQKFFWQNIVCHFGVLKEVTVDNGKQFDCATFREFTTQLGTNLCFASVYHPQSNGAVERANGIIFSGINKNITELPKGKWADELPRVIWSHSTTESRTMKFPPSSYCMARKP; translated from the coding sequence ATGCCCCATACAGCAAATTCCCACCCGACGAGGTGCAGCTACTGCCTCCGGTATGGCCCCTCGCACGATGGGGCATTGATATTGTTGGACCATTGCCTACAGGGAAACTACAAGTATGCCGCTGTGGCGGTAGAGtacttctccaaatgggtcgaggcCAAAGCACTCAGGGACGTCACAATTGGAGCCCTACAgaaattcttttggcagaacattGTCTGCCACTTCGGGGTCCTGAAGGAGGTTACAGTGGACAACGGCAAGCAGTTTGACTGCGCAACTTTTAGGGAGTTCACCACTCAACTTGGCACCAACTTATGCTTCGCGTCGGTCTACCACCCGCAGTCCAACGGCGCAGTTGAAAGGgccaacggcatcatcttcTCAGGCATCAATAAAAACATCACCGAGCTGCCGAAGGGGAAATGGGCGGATGAGCTGCCGAGGGTTATATGGTCTCATAGCACAACCGAGTCCAGGACCATGAAGTTCCCCCCTTCAAGCTACTGTATGGCGAGGAAGCCGTAA
- the LOC120709900 gene encoding uncharacterized protein LOC120709900: MAGPTTHFSHPDHELKLRDGYLMPRICDLCGEKIAGRGYSCQRRRCGFDLHEECATYPEVLSSFFVHPWHDLTLSRADDGGGGGGDDGEPRAYCHVCREDVPAGAFLYRCAPCGFAMHPRCSRLPRAVRSELHPEHGLDAVSGMGTCAACGKPCYVWVYRCGLCNVDLHIACLHGARPSSGGAGGQAAGASPGGAALLGSIVAAGAALSNMLESDD; this comes from the coding sequence ATGGCAGGGCCCACAACCCACTTCTCCCATCCCGACCACGAGCTCAAGCTCAGGGACGGCTACCTCATGCCACGCATCTGCGACCTGTGCGGGGAGAAGATCGCCGGCAGAGGCTACAGCTGCcaacggcggcgctgcggcttcGACCTGCACGAGGAGTGCGCCACGTACCCGGAGGTCCTGAGCTCCTTCTTCGTGCACCCGTGGCACGACCTCACCCTCTCCCgcgccgacgacggcggcggcggcggcggcgatgacggCGAGCCACGGGCGTACTGCCACGTCTGCCGCGAGGACGTCCCCGCCGGCGCCTTCCTCTACCGGTGCGCGCCGTGCGGGTTCGCCATGCACCCGCGGTGCTCGCGGCTGCCGCGGGCCGTGCGCAGCGAGCTGCACCCGGAGCACGGCCTCGACGCCGTGTCCGGGATGGGGACCTGCGCGGCGTGCGGCAAGCCCTGCTACGTCTGGGTCTACCGCTGCGGGCTGTGCAACGTGGACCTCCACATCGCCTGCCTCCACGGCGCCAGGccctccagcggcggcgcgggaggacaGGCCGCCGGGGCGTCGCCGGGTGGGGCGGCGCTATTGGGATCTATCGTGGCAGCCGGAGCAGCTCTCAGCAACATGCTCGAGTCGGATGATTGA